The following coding sequences are from one Motacilla alba alba isolate MOTALB_02 chromosome 4, Motacilla_alba_V1.0_pri, whole genome shotgun sequence window:
- the PCM1 gene encoding pericentriolar material 1 protein isoform X12, with the protein MATGGGPFEEGMNDQDLPSWSNESLDDRLNNTDWGGQQKKANRSSEKNKKKLSGEGETRLTNDISPESSPGMERRKTRTSHSFPHARYMTQMSVPEQAELERLKQRINFSDLDQRSIGSDSQGRATAANNKRQLNENKKPFNFLSLQINTNKSKDPASGSQKKEGGVSAQCKELFGAALSKDFLQNCQASAQEDGRGEQAMDSSQIVSRLVQIRDYIAKASSMRDDLVEKNERSANVERLSHLIDDLKEQEKSYLKFLQKMLARDPQQEAKEELENLKKQHDLLKRMLQQQEELKALQGRQAALLALQHKAEQAIAVLDDSVVTETTGSVSGVSLTSELNEELNDLIQRFHNQLHDSQTQSVPDNRRQAESLSLTREISQSRNSSMSEHQSDEKAQLFNKMRMLQGKKQKMDKLLGELHTLRDQHLNNSSFFPASSSPQRSVDQRSTTSAASGPVGIVTVVNGEPNSLASAPYPPDSLVSQNESEEDENLNPTEKLQKLNEVRKRLNELRELVHYYEQTSDMMTDAVNENTKEEEETEESESDSEHEDPQPVTNIRNPQGISSWSEINSNSNVQCGTNNRDGRHLNTDCEINNRSAANIRTLKMSSALDCHNRENDKHLDLPQGEDDEVEEDRVSEDSMSSHRSSLGDMAGDAEFEQKINRLIAAKQKLRQLQNLAAMVQDDDPEPQGAIANVSNIGDLLGEVEETKQQPNNVRVSSNKLKKDVRLNEKAREKFYEAKLQQQQRELKQLQEERRKLFEIQEKIQVLQKACPDLQLSAGLGNCPANRQTSQATSTPAMNECNTAGKPLFECDESLPVGNEQLWSEMRRHEILREELRQRRKQLEALMAEDQRRRELAETISTVAASVKSEGSEAQCTPQQSRTEKTMATWGGSTQCALEEENGDEDGYLSDGVGQAEEEEEDASSLNDSFSVYPNNNIPENAYFGKGNKDRWKNCRPLSADGNYRPVSKARQQQNINMRRQENFRWMSELSYVEEKERWQEQINQLKKQHEFSVSICQTLMQDQQTLSCLLQTLLTGPYSMMPNNVASSQIHLIMHQLNQCYTQLTWQQNNVQRLKQMLSDLMQQQEQQCQEKPSRKERGSSAPPPPSPVFCPFNYPPQPVNLFSVPGFTNFSSFAPGINCNPVFPSGFGDFAHSVSPRSSEQQEQQHPLDHNTSGKTEYMAFPKPFESSSSNGAEKQRRNHRQPEEELEKRSTWLDDSQEMKKDDQSQLNAGFAVSVQSIASGHKNQCDTKRRREFDEESLESFSSIPDPIDPTTVTKTFRSRKASAQASLASKDKTPKSKNKRKSSSQLKGRIKNAGYESASASSVCEPCKNNKSRHSDDIVHAKVFSKRNQEQLEKIIKYSRSTEMSSAHARRILQQSNRNACIEAPETGSDLSMFEALRDTIYSEVATLISQNESRPHFLIELFHELQLLNTDYLRQRALYALQDIVTRHLCEKNEKGKCAKSLNSATWVASNSELTPSESLASTDDETFAKNFSTEACQDCEQPDADNGSTMSTSSNFEPFATDDLGNTVIHLDKALSWMREYERMKVEAESTLDSEGCSSNFQGASAAKLEGSGTGECQSVPQSGDVSAVPCPRIDTQQLDRQIKAIMKEVIPFLKEHMDEVCSSQLLTSVRRMVLTLTQQNDESKEFVKFFHKQLGSILQDSLAKFAGRKLKDCGEDLLVEISEVLFNELAFFKLMQDLDNNSISVKQRCKRKIETTEVMQSYAKEAKKSLQVDVCSSVEDVDEDKDKDETETAKQVPDSEVCAGNKVPENIRSDASDQEEDEESESGPVAISLSKAETQALTNYGSGEDENEDEEIEFEEGPVDVQTSLQASSETTENEQTSNQELSKAKSSEILSSEQEPAKGEDVAAAVHHYLSVMENTPASIANTPESFITATVNTEGSSSSLAVNETQTSDTTSAENKSGASSESSMAGSPDTESPVLVNEYEPGSGNVSQKSDEDDFVKVEDLPLKLAVYSEAEIMKKMETEAQTKSLCDELLDGGGDQDQELVGDAQTLKEPETFGAQTA; encoded by the exons ATGGCAACAGGAGGTGGTCCCTTTGAAGAAGGCATGAACGATCAGGACTTGCCCAGCTGGAGCAATGAGAGCCTTGATGACCGGCTGAACAACACA GACTGGGGAGGTcaacagaagaaagcaaacagatcttcagagaaaaacaagaaaaagcttAGTGGGGAAGGTGAAACAAGACTTACTAATGACATATCTCCAGAATCTTCACCTGGAATGGAACGACGGAAGACCCGAACTTCTCATAGCTTTCCTCATGCTCGATACATGACTCAGATGTctgtcccagagcaggctgAACTAGAAAGGCTTAAACAAAGAATAAACTTCAGTGATCTGGATCAG AGAAGCATTGGAAGTGATTCTCAAGGCAGGGCAACGGCTGCTAATAACAAACGTCAacttaatgaaaacaaaaaaccattcAACTTCCTGTCACTACAGATTAACACTAACAAAAGCAAAGATCCTGCCTCAGGTTCCCAAAAAAAGGAAGGTGGGGTATCAGCGCAGTGTAAAGAGTTGTTTGGAGCTGCTCTAAGCAAGGATTTCTTGCAAAACTGTCAAGCGTCTGCTCAAGAAGATGGAAGGGGAGAACAAGCGATGGATAGTAGCCAG ATTGTGAGCAGACTAGTTCAGATTCGCGACTATATTGCTAAGGCCAGCTCCATGCGGGATGATCTtgtagagaaaaatgaaagatcGGCCAATGTTGAGCGTTTATCACACCTTATAGATGACCTTaaagagcaggagaaatccTATCTGAAATTTTTGCAAAAGATGCTT GCCAGAGATCCTCAACAGGAAGCTAAAGAAGAGTTGGAGAACTTGAAGAAACAGCATGATTTATTGAAAAGGATGCTAcaacagcaggaggaattaAAGGCTCTTCAAGGAAGACAGGCAGCTCTTCTTGCTTTGCAGCATAAAGCAGAGCAAGCCATTGCTGTCCTGGATGATTCTG TTGTAACAGAAACTACAGGTAGTGTTTCGGGAGTGAGTCTTACATCAGAACTGAACGAAGAATTGAATGACCTAATTCAACGCTTTCACAACCAACTTCATGATTCTCAG ACACAGTCTGTGCCTGACAACAGAAGGCAAGCAGAAAGCCTTTCACTTACCAGAGAGATTTCACAAAGCAGAAACTCTTCAATGTCTGAACACCAGTCAGATGAGAAGGCACAGCTTTTTAACAAGATGCGAATGTTGCAGGGTAAAAAGCAAAAGATGGACAAACTATTAGGAGAACTTCATACACTTCGTGACCAACATCTAAATAACTCTTCCT ttTTTCCTGCTTCAAGTTCTCCTCAAAGGAGTGTTGATCAAAGAAGTACTacttcagctgcttctggtCCTGTAGGCATAGTAACTGTTGTCAATGGTGAACCAAATAGTCTGGCGTCTGCTCCTTATCCTCCTGATTCCCTGGTTTCTCAAAATGAGAGTGAAGAGGATGAAAATCTAAATCCAACAGAAAAACTTCA gaaGCTAAATGAAGTTCGTAAGAGACTGAATGAGTTACGTGAGTTAGTTCACTACTATGAGCAGACATCTGATATGATGACAGATGCTGTGAATGAAAACActaaggaggaggaagaaacagaagaatcaGAAAGTGATTCTGAACATGAGGATCCACAGCCTGTTACAAATATTAG AAACCCTCAAGGAATCAGTAGTTGGAGTGAAATAAATAGCAATTCAAATGTACAGTGTGGAACTAATAACAGAGATGGAAGACATCTTAATACAGACTGTGAAATAAACAACCGATCTGCTGCTAATATAAGGACTCTAAAAATGTCTTCTGCTTTAG ACTGTCATAATAGAGAGAATGACAAACACCTCGATCTACCCCAAGGTGAAGATGATGAAGTGGAAGAAGATCGGGTTAGTGAAGATTCCATGTCTAGTCACAGAAGCAGCCTGGGTGATATGGCTGGAGATGCCGAGTTTGAGCAGAAGATCAATAGGCTTATAGCTGCAAAACAGAAGCTTAGACAGTTACAAAACCTTGCTGCTATGGTGCAG GATGATGATCCAGAACCTCAAGGAGCAATTGCAAATGTGTCTAATATTGGTGACTTGTTGGGTGAAGTGGAAGAGACAAAGCAGCAACCAAACAATGTCCGAGTAAGTTCcaacaagttaaaaaaagatGTGCGACTGAATGAGAAAGCAAG AGAGAAGTTCTATGAAGCTaaacttcagcagcagcaacgGGAGCTTAAGCAGttacaagaagaaagaagaaaactgtttgaaatacaggaaaaaattcaAGTGTTACAGAAAGCTTGTCCTGACCTTCAA ttGTCCGCTGGCCTGGGTAACTGCCCAGCAAATAGACAGACTTCACAAGCAACATCAACTCCAGCCATGAATGAGTGTAACACAGCTGGCAAGCCTTTATTTGAGTGTGATGAATCATTACCAGTAGGCAATGAG CAGTTATGGTCTGAGATGAGAAGACATGAGATTTTAAGAGAAGAATTGCGACAGAGAAGAAAGCAACTTGAAGCTTTAATGGCTGAAGATCAGAGAAGGAGAGAGCTCGCAGAAACAATATCTACTGTTGCTGCATCTGTTAAAAGTGAAGGGTCAGAAGCTCAGTGTactccacagcagagcagaactgAAAA GACCATGGCTACCTGGGGAGGTTCTACCCAGTGTGCCctagaggaagaaaatggagaCGAAGATGGTTATCTCTCTGATGGAGTTGGTCaggcagaagaagaagaagaagatgcaTCAAGTTTGAATGACAGTTTTTCTGTTTATCCCAATAACAACATACCAGAAAATGCCTATTTTGGTAAAGGAAACAAAGATAG GTGGAAAAACTGCCGTCCCCTTTCAGCAGATGGAAATTATCGTCCAGTGTCTAAGGCCAGGCAacagcaaaatataaatatgcgACGTCAGGAAAATTTTCGATGGATGTCTGAGCTTTCCTATGTGGAAGAAAAGGAACGATGGCAAGAGCAGATCAATCAGTTGAAGAAACAGCATGAATTTAGTGTCAGCATTTGTCAAACTTTGATGCAGGATCAGCAG acCCTCTCTTGCCTTCTGCAGACTTTGCTCACAGGCCCCTACAGCATGATGCCCAATAATGTTGCATCTTCACAAATACATCTCATTATGCATCAGTTAAACCAGTGTTACACTCAACTGACTTGGCAGCAGAATAATGTCCAAAG GTTGAAACAAATGTTAAGTGATCTTATGCAGCAGCAAGAACAACAGTGTCAAGAGAAACCATCAAGAAAGGAGAGAGGCAGTAGTGCACCACCACCTCCATCTCCTGTTTTCTGTCCATTCAACTACCCTCCACAACCTGTGAATCTCTTTAGTGTTCCAGGATTTActaatttttcctcctttgctccag GTATTAACTGTAATCCAGTGTTTCCATCTGGTTTTGGAGATTTTGCACATAGTGTTTCTCCGCGAagcagtgagcagcaggagcaacaACATCCTCTAGATCATAATACTTCTGGGAAAACTGAGTATATGGCATTCCCCAAACCCTTTGAAAGCAGTTCCTCTAACggagcagaaaaacaaag aaggAATCATAGACAACCGGAAGAAGAATTGGAAAAAAGATCAACTTGGCTTGATGATAGCcaagaaatgaagaaagatgATCAGTCTCAGCTGAATGCAGGTTTTGCAGTTTCAGTACAAAGCATTGCTTCTGGTCATAAAAATCAGTGTGATACGAAGCGAAGAAGAGAGTTTGATGAAGAGTCTTTGGAGAGTTTCAGTAGCATACCTGATCCAATAGACCCAACTACTGTGACAAAGACATTTAGATCTAGAAAAGCATCAGCGCAAGCAAGCCTGGCATCAAAAGATAAAACGCCCAAATCAAAGAATAAGAGGAAGAGTTCTTCTCAGCTAAAAGGCAGAATTAAAAATGCTG GTTATGAAAGTGCAAGTGCTTCTAGTGTGTGTGAGCCCTGCAAGAACAATAAAAGCAGACACTCTGATGACATTGTTCATGCAAAGGTGTTCAGCAAAAGGAATCAGGAacaattggaaaaaataattaaatacagTAGATCTACAGAAATGTCTTCAG CGCATGCTAGGAGAATTCTGCAGCAGTCTAACAGAAATGCATGCATTGAAGCGCCAG aaactGGTAGTGATCTTTCTATGTTTGAAGCTTTGCGAGACACAATTTACTCTGAAGTGGCAACTCTTATTTCTCAAAATGAGTCTCGTCCCCACTTTCTTATTGAACTTTTCCATGAGCTTCAGCTGCTAAATACAGATTATCTGAGGCAAAGGGCTCTATATGCTTTACAG GATATAGTGACCAGACATTTatgtgagaaaaatgaaaaagggaagTGTGCAAAATCACTGAATTCTGCAACATGGGTGGCATCAAATTCTGAACTCACTCCTAGTGAAAGCCTTGCCTCTACAGATGAT GAAACTTTTGCCAAGAACTTTTCTACAGAAGCATGTCAAGATTGTGAACAACCTGATGCAGACAATGGCAGTACTATGTCTACTTCTTCGAATTTTGAACCCTTTGCTACTGATGACCTTG GCAACACAGTGATTCACTTAGATAAAGCTTTGTCTTGGATGAGGGAATATGAGCGTATGAAAGTTGAAGCTGAAAGTACCCTTGACTCTGAGGGCTGCTCTAGTAATTTTCAGGGTGCTTCTGCTGCTAAATTAGAAG gTTCAGGAACTGGTGAATGTCAGTCTGTGCCACAGTCAGGTGATGTTTCTGCAGTTCCATGTCCTCGTATAGATACTCAGCAGCTTGACCGGCAGATTAAAGCAATTATGAAAGAGGTCATCCCTTTTCTGAAG GAACACATGGATGAAGTATGCTCTTCTCAATTACTGACATCAGTAAGACGTATGGTCTTGACTCTTACTCAGCAAAATGATGAAAGTAAAGAATTTGTGAAGTTCTTTCATAAACAGCTTGGCAGTATACTTCAG GATTCACTGGCAAAATTTGCTGGTAGAAAATTAAAAGATTGTGGGGAGGATCTTCTTGTGGAGATCTCTGAAGTGTTATTCAATGAATTAGCCTTTTTTAAACTCATGCAAGACTTGGACAACAACAGTATTTCTGTAAAGCAGAGATGTAAACGAAAAATAGAAACCACTGAAGTAATGCAGTCTTATGCTAaagag GCAAAAAAAAGTCTCCAGGTGGATGTTTGTTCTTCTGTTGAAGATGTCGATGAGGACAAA GACAAGGATGAGACTGAAACTGCTAAACAGGTTCCGGACTCAGAAGTGTGTGCTGGTAACAAAGTGCCTGAAAATATTAGATCTGATGCATCTGATcaagaggaagatgaggaaagTGAAAGTGGTCCAGTGGCAATAA GTTTATCAAAAGCAGAAACCCAAGCTCTGACTAACTATGGCAGTGGAGAAGATGAGAATGAGGATGAAGAAATAGAATTTGAGGAGGGACCTGTTGATGTGCAAACATCACTACAAGCCAGCAGTGAAACAACTGAAAATGAGCAG ACTTCAAATCAAGAGTTGAGTAAGGCAAAAAGCAGTGAGATTTTGTCATCAGAACAAGAACCTGCTAAAG GTGAAgatgtggctgcagctgtgcatcATTACCTCAGTGTCATGGAGAATACACCAGCTTCAATAGCCAATACCCCAGAATCCTTTATAACAGCCACTGTGAATACTGAAGGATCAAGCTCATCTTTGGCAGTGAATGAAACTCAAACATCAGATACCAcatctgcagaaaacaaatctgGTGCAAGTTCTGAAAGCTCCATGGCTGGCAGCCCTGATACAGAGTCACCTGTGCTAGTGAACGAATAT GAACCTGGTTCTGGAAATGTAAGTCAAAAATCTGATGAAGATGACTTTGTGAAAGTTGAAGACTTGCCCCTCAAACTTGCTGTGTATTCAGAG gcagaaataatgaagaaaatggaaacagaggCCCAAACCAAGAGTTTGTGTGATGAATTACTGGATGGAGGTGGAGATCAAGATCAAGAATTAGTCGGAGATGCCCAAACTTTGAAAGAacctg